TGAAAAGACCCTGTCTTGCTTGAGAGGTCATGGCATTGGAATTGATGTTTAGGACCTGGTCCTATTCTGAACATCACCCAAATGGTACATCAATATTTAATTGATTACATTttgggtgtatatatatattttattccctctcccctccaaagAGCTCGAGTGACCCCCAACTCCATtgaaacaaccctgtgaggcagctcAGATAGTGACTTCCCCATGGTCACCCAGTCCAGTGAACGTTGTGTTGGCGTGTGAATTCGAACCTGAGTCTTCCCAACCTCACTTCAGCACTGCTATGCCCCTGCTGGTTCTTGCTGTATTAAAAATacctggggtagctcagttggtagagcatacgactcttaatctcaaggtcatgggttcgaggccCATGTtgcacaaaagattcctgcattgcaggggttggactagaggacccttagggtcccttccaactctacagttctatgaaaaaAAGATAATAAGAGAGTGTGTGTCCTCTTTCTTTCCAGGGCTGAGGAAGAAACGGCCGCCCCTCTTGAGCATGCCACCAGCAAACAAGCAGTCATCCGTCCCCCCAACGTAAGAACCGCTGCTTCGCTCTCTTGCCAATTCCTAATATGCTGTCTGCTGTTATGCTTTCTATTGcgttttttaaattattggtgctctgtaatgtgtttttagtCTCGTACGCCGCCCTgggatgttttttttaataaaagggcggtttataaattgaataaaaaaccaaaaacaaataaaGCTGGAATTCTCCAGCTCATTGTTTGTCTACATAAGGAGAGAGGAGTTTGTGGCTCTGCTGGACTATATAGCTCTCATAAACCCCTGACCATTGTGCATGCTGGCttggggctgacgggagttggcATCCAACGTCACCTTCGTTAGGGTCACAGTTGCCCACTTCTGCTTTAGATTCTCCTCCCTATTTATGTGCCCCTCAGTTTTGCTGGAGCCCTAGGGACTTTACCGAGTGTACCCATTTGATACTCACCAGCAGCCAAATTGGAAAATTTAAGAAAATCGACACCAGGTGGTGGATACTGGATTGGACTTTTAAATAGAGCCTTTGTCTTTCCTTGCAGACCTCCAAGGAACTTGGATTCCAGGACTTTCATCACTGTTGGTGAGAAGGTATATTGATGCTGATGttgttctggttttgttttttgtacttgTTTGGCGCCTACACACCGATTAACAACATTTTTTCTCCCTGTGATGTTATCTCGATTATCAATCATTCTTCCTTGTTCATCTTCAAATAATTGTTTTGGGTCTGGTTTTATATACATCAcgactccttccttttttttgttaCATCCGAGGTTACCAAGTCCTTTCCCAAAGTCCTTTTGTTCTTCAATATTCTTCGACATTTCCTCACTATGTGTGTTTCTCGGAGGCAAATCACATCAAGGTTTAACTTCTTTAACAACAAATGTTGTTTgcgaaagagagaaagaaggtcGCAATACGAATATTGGCTTGATCCTAAGCTAAATttatattttcacacacacacacacacaaattccttccagtagcactttagagaccaactaagtttgtcattggtatgagctttcttgtgcatgcacacttcttcagatacactgaaacagaagtcaccagacccttatgtatagtgagagggtggggaggggtattactcataagggtggtggaaatgggtgattggctgataggtgcgGTAAACCTGTTGgcggctgttaacgactgcagtcggtcttacaggaaaaagcaaggggtgagatggctaaaaatagcattatcatgtataatgagataagaatccaatgtgtaagggggagggagtacagagtaccccccccatcatcaagagtagctcctcacagagtagcaaaggaaacacagactcgggggagggaagtcaggacacggagagagagtgcccgggctcaggcaggatgaaagagcccagactccacagacgggaggagagagaaggggacaagggggagagggaaaacatggaacgcagaccctttcctccggttctggaattacgaagaaggagaaaaggaaggagattcagtgtcccgcaccttttatgttgggggcgttcgcgccgaggggcacttccggattctgcatcggagcgagcagacatgtttctgcacctgcttcactgtacatagcggcaccaataaacacgttatggaaaagtaacctgaggagcgtcgttactctagagtagtcgcaagaaacCCCTGACACAATgtgtctattcagaccaggtctccatggttttaagtttggtaataagttgcaatttgGTAATAAGTTGTATATTTTGACAGTTttttgtgcatctctctctctctcaacagaacTTCGAAGTAGAGGCCGACGACTTGGTGAGCATTTCGGAGTTGGGAAGAGGAGCTTATGGCGTGGTGGAGAAAGTGTATCATGCGCAGAGCGACACCACCATGGCTGTGAAGGTAAGAGCTGCAGTACAGTActatataaaattttatttactgtatatggtttttcaaattaaagttttacaatcacatatccaacatacatcataaaaacaagattccaacgAATCTCCTGGACGTCCCTCCTCCCATTTGCGGGTTCTATTGTTAGTCCTTTCCTCCTGCATATTTTCTAATACAGtagtcccttggttctcaaactcaatccattccggaagtccgttccaaaaccaaagcgtttcaaaaccaaggcgcggtttcccatagaaagtaatgcaaaatggattaatctgttccagacttttaaaaaccacccctaaaacagcaatttaacataaattttactatctaatgagactattgatccataaaatgaaagcaataaaccatgtactgcagtcacacaatcaatcagtagctgaactgggttccacacagtcaaaaaaaataaaatctgcaaaagcaaaaatgcaaaataaatagcaaaaacaggcagacctcaggGTAACGCTCAAACGgatgtgtggcactcaaaatggagcatgttcggcttctgaaaaaagtttgcaaaccggaacacttacttccaggtttgcagtgtttgggttccaagttgtttgagtaccaaggcgttggagaaccaaggtaccattgtaatccACATCTTtgacatctccattatatccaaaattcaccattaaactacaagtgttattcctaTCCTGCTAatggttttaactgtttacaatgatttttgagataaattataaatttcccccattccttattcaaaatttggtcttcctgatttctgattcttccggtcatttttgccatttcggcgtaaTCCGACAACTTAATCTGCTGTTCTTCCCTGGTTGGGAGttgatcttctttccatctctgggccaataacatccacaCAGCCGTAGTTGGAtacataaaaaaaatactttctgctctgttgggatttcggcacctagaattcctgaAAGAAAGGCTTAgcgtttttttaaagaaaaagttatttcaaacaattttttttcaattatatatcatttcccaaaactattttactaccttacatgtccaccacatatgataaaatgtgccTGCCGCAGTGAGGTACTTGGTCCATCTGGAATAGGGTGTAAGAAGCTgggcctgtggctctccagatgttgcagtccagccagcatggtcagtggtcggAGGCAACATGTGGGGTCGCAGTAACACCTGGAGGAATAGGAGAGAGCCTGGGAGAGGTGCAGGGCCCCTTGTGGTTCTGGAAAGCTttaattatatgtgtgtgtgtgaaactcaaaattagaatatcatcaaaaagtgcatttatttcagtaatggaacttaatattttttatttttcttttaattttcacaaatgctttattttggaaattccacagtaataaaacaaatagttacaaacagtacaaaaataaacatcactattacatttcattaattaccgtgtttctcatattataagacatgtcttatatttattttttcctgaaaaaaaacacaccatggcttattttcaagggatgtcttattttttaattaagtaccggtaccggtatctgtaccgaccacagacctgctcccaccgggtgttcgcgcgcggcaggcaaaggctgcagccgggtcctggggctgcgcgcgcggcaggcaaaggctgtagccaggtcctggggctgcgcacgcggcaggcaaaggctgcagccgggtttgGGGGCTGCgtgcgctgcgcgctgaggctgcagccaggtcccgggtgtccgcgtgtggtgcacaaaggctgcagccgggttttggggctgcgcgcgctgcgcgctgaggctacagccaggtcccgggtgtccgcgcgcggtgcACAAAAgctgcagccgggttctggggctgcgcgctccgcgctgaggctgcagccaggtcccgggggttaacgcggcagcagcaacccttctttgccacagacctgctcccaccacccggtatggcttattttcgaggtatgccttatatttttccaccccaggaaaatcctgccatgccttattttgtagggatgccttaaaatatgagaaacacggtacattccatttataattgacccgcttaacaacaaataattacaattacaacaaataaaggcttgacgtatcttgctttgcatgtcatgcatctatctcatatattggtttcaccttttaagttgcattactgaaataccgtgttttcccttttttaagacaccgccttataacattttttcctcaaaaaaacacagggtggcttactttcggtgggatgtcttatttgtttattaccggtacggtttttacggctcagggcgctggctcagggcgctggtgggctctcttgagtgctcggcgctgcagcagccaccggttccgggcggcaggcgtccttggctgaaccaggtggaggccgctggctcaggcactccgcccgccgctgcaggacgctccaagctccttggccgggccaggcaaggaagaagcagtgagcccagcggtggcggcaagcacggaagcggcagggatggcggtggacgagaaggcggatcacagggatgcagccagcaaggcgggaacGCAATCAGCtattaagcggagctcttggagcgccgcttcacagctgatcgcgctcctgcagtgctggccgcatggagtgactgtgagtggaggtgcctgtgggggttggtttccgcagtGCGgaagcatggcttattttcggggtatgtcttatatttctcagtTGCTTAGAatccctgccatggcttactttatgactgtattaaaaaagggaaaacagggtaaatgcacttttcaacgatattctaattttccaacttTCACCTGTATACACTCACCATATgtgtcagggattggactcaagGGGACTAGATGGAAGAGGAATGggggagatcacacacacacacacacacacacacacacacacacacacacacacacacacaccgctgcaggagaagaggaataCAGCATTGAACCGGGGGTTTAAGgtgtttgaggaaggtcacagctcagaacTCGCCGTTCTTCTCCCAGAACTCGCCGTTCGCTAAGAGTGCAGGAACAAAGGACTCGGAGACAATTGGCCACGAGTGGCCACCGTAAGGGGAGGTGCTGTTGCCAGGAAGGAGGAGCCAGTTGGAGCAAGGCCATTTGTCAAGGCTTGCTGCGTTCTTTTGCCTCTCGCTATTATGAATGAATAAACTCCTTAAAAAGGACTCTACCTCCTTTTCTCTGCTCTTGTTGCGACCGGGGGAGGAATAGTTTTCCCGAAGCCTTGACAGTatggttattttcttttttcctttcccgcTCTCTGCAGAGAATCCGAGCCACTGTGAACTCTCAGGAGCAGAAGAGGCTAGTGATGGACCTGGACATTTCCATGAGGACCGTGGACTGCTTTTACACTGTCACGTTCTACGGAGCCCTTTTCAGAGAGGTAGGTGAGCAGCGGGAAGGACCAGAGCCTCTTTGTTTTTGCCAGCCGCCTCGGACAGCAAGCACAACTTTGGAAGCCTTTGCAGGGGGAAGCCAACTTGGCCGCCCTCcatatgtctttctttctttctttatttaaagGAGATATACGGCACAAAAAAATGTAATACTTCAGTAAGAACATGGGTTaaaccaggggtctccaaactaaggcccgggggccggatgcggcccaattgccttctaaatccggcccctggaaggtccaggaatcagcatgtttttacatgagtagaatgtgtccttttatttaaaatgcatctctgggttatttgtggggcataggaattcattcatttcccccccccccaaatatagtctggccccccacaaggtctgagggacagtggaccggccccctgctgaaaaagtttgctgacccctgggttaaacaAATAGCATTCTCAATAAAGtgcatttttgaaaaattaaGTTCCAAAGGCATGTCTCGAAATAAAGCAGGGATGACTCCTGCCACACCCTtccattggcagggagttccacagggcaggacctCTGGTGAAGGCCAACCAATTCAACACTCTCCTCCTTCTCTCACTCCCTTCTTTTCAGGGTGATGTGTGGATCTGCATGGAGCTAATGGATACGTCCCTGGATAAATTTTATAAGAGGGTCCTGGAAAAGAAGAAGACGATCCCCGAAGACATACTTGGGAAAATAACCGTGTCTGTGAGTGGCGCCTTCTTTCTTTGGGGTAGCTTGTTGTGGGACCCACCCACCCATAGCAAGTGAGCCAGGGAGGGCAGGCTGCATGATTGCTAAgcgcagaatgcagcagccaacaCCGATGGAGAGACCCCAGCTTCTCATTAAAATCAGGGTGGGGTCGTGCAAAACCCTTTTTATTAATTAAACTTCTATATCGAGGGCTGTCTCCCCAAGCTGCTTAtttcaggctggtgaagaggcatttgtatctccccctcctgctgcaacaaactcCCTTCCCTGCttgcctcccagaaccagaagaggcatgaaatgggCAGAGGAGAGATAGGCGGCACGCAGGCGCAGTCTCTTGATTGTTTGGAgaagaggggacttaggcagctgtgggggaccttcagtctcatgGGGGCAAGACTTATTGGAGATGAGTTTCTGTGCTCATAAGACCTGACACTCCTTTGCAGATCGCGTTTTttggctaataaagagttaactgcaGCGTGATTTACTGCTGGATCGCTCAAGGCATGGCAGGTCACCTGGTTGGCCATAGCAGATCTGCAGCTAGAatacacctctctctttctccctctttctccagaTTGTCCGAGCCCTGGAGCATTTGCATAGCAAGCTGTCTGTGATTCACAGAGGTAGGCATCGGATTTTGTGCATTACTAGGGCTGAGCGGGGGGCGTAGAGCTCATAGGCAGAGCACCTCTTGGGATGTGGAAGATCCGAAGGTCAGCCTCTAGCATCTCCTGTTGAAACGATCCTGGCTGCAGACAATATAGAAAGATTGCCTGCCCAGAACCCTACCAAGCTGTTGCCAGTCAAtatgcagtactgagctagatagaggcAGACAACAGTCTGAGCTGATAGAAGGTGGCTTCACCGTTAATCATTCCAGAGCCGCTAAAGTTAGTTTCCATTCTGCCTTACTGGACACACCTTGTCATGTTTGCATCTATATCttgcttataataataatttattatttataccctgcctgtctggctgggtttccccagccactcttgggtggctcccaaccgaattaatgataaaaaaaacaataaaacaccagacattaaaaacttgcttaaacagggctgccttcagatgtcttctaaaagtcagatagttgtttatttccttgacatctgatgcgttccacagggcaggcgtcaccaccgaaaaggccctctgcctggttccctgtagcttcacttctcgcagtgaaggaactgccagaaggcccttggagctggacctcagtgtccggg
The Zootoca vivipara chromosome 14, rZooViv1.1, whole genome shotgun sequence DNA segment above includes these coding regions:
- the MAP2K3 gene encoding dual specificity mitogen-activated protein kinase kinase 3 isoform X2 → MSLPKDPKGSSEKRKGGLRKKRPPLLSMPPANKQSSVPPTPPRNLDSRTFITVGEKNFEVEADDLVSISELGRGAYGVVEKVYHAQSDTTMAVKRIRATVNSQEQKRLVMDLDISMRTVDCFYTVTFYGALFREGDVWICMELMDTSLDKFYKRVLEKKKTIPEDILGKITVSIVRALEHLHSKLSVIHRDVKPSNVLINKQGHVKMCDFGISGYLVDSVAKTLDAGCKPYMAPERINPELNQQGYNVKSDVWSLGITLIEMAILRFPYESWGTPFQQLKQVVEEPSPQLPAEHFSQNFVDFTAQCLRKNPAERLSYVELMAHPFFTMHDTRETDMVSFVTEILGDDS
- the MAP2K3 gene encoding dual specificity mitogen-activated protein kinase kinase 3 isoform X1 is translated as MDRKQDPKGSSEKRKGGLRKKRPPLLSMPPANKQSSVPPTPPRNLDSRTFITVGEKNFEVEADDLVSISELGRGAYGVVEKVYHAQSDTTMAVKRIRATVNSQEQKRLVMDLDISMRTVDCFYTVTFYGALFREGDVWICMELMDTSLDKFYKRVLEKKKTIPEDILGKITVSIVRALEHLHSKLSVIHRDVKPSNVLINKQGHVKMCDFGISGYLVDSVAKTLDAGCKPYMAPERINPELNQQGYNVKSDVWSLGITLIEMAILRFPYESWGTPFQQLKQVVEEPSPQLPAEHFSQNFVDFTAQCLRKNPAERLSYVELMAHPFFTMHDTRETDMVSFVTEILGDDS